Proteins found in one Rhodobacter capsulatus SB 1003 genomic segment:
- a CDS encoding SH3 domain-containing protein: MTIFGVLAQFCCARDRERHLSPRLAGLILAAALGLGTLPAPAQEVDDSPTPTEEAVAQALAVQNGRGPVTNLPLPRYVSLKGSEGNARRGPSLSHRIDWVFTHPGMPLRVTAEFGHWRRVEDRDGAGGWVHYALLSGVRTVIVEDDMTELHARADAKSAVVALAEMGAVAQLENCTPDWCEISAEEADGWVPKTAIWGVDADEIRD, translated from the coding sequence ATGACGATTTTTGGCGTGTTAGCGCAATTTTGTTGCGCGCGTGATCGTGAACGACACCTGTCGCCCCGGCTGGCGGGGCTGATCTTGGCCGCAGCGCTGGGACTTGGCACGCTGCCTGCCCCCGCGCAGGAGGTGGATGACAGCCCGACCCCCACGGAGGAGGCGGTGGCGCAGGCGCTGGCCGTGCAAAACGGTCGCGGTCCGGTGACGAACCTGCCCCTGCCGCGCTATGTCTCGCTCAAGGGCTCCGAGGGCAATGCGCGGCGCGGCCCTTCGCTCTCGCACCGCATCGACTGGGTCTTCACCCATCCCGGGATGCCCTTGCGGGTCACCGCGGAATTCGGCCACTGGCGCCGGGTCGAAGACCGCGACGGCGCGGGCGGCTGGGTGCATTACGCGCTGTTGTCGGGCGTGCGCACGGTGATCGTCGAGGATGACATGACCGAGCTGCACGCCCGCGCCGATGCGAAATCGGCGGTGGTGGCGCTGGCCGAAATGGGGGCGGTGGCGCAGCTGGAAAACTGCACCCCGGACTGGTGCGAGATCAGCGCCGAGGAGGCCGACGGCTGGGTGCCGAAAACCGCGATCTGGGGCGTGGACGCGGATGAAATCCGTGACTGA
- a CDS encoding 2-hydroxyacid dehydrogenase, with translation MPAPRLSVVVTRRLPEVVETRMKELFDVTLRETDDKMTREELVAAMQRADVLVPTLTDHIDANMLAAAGNRLRLIANFGAGVDHIDVASARSRNVLVANTPGVVTEDTADMVMSLILAVTRRIPEGLAGMARGDWQGFAPMANLGGRIGGKRLGIIGMGRIGQAVARRAAAFGMEIHYHNRRQLRPETEAELKATFWDSLDQMVARMDVISVNCPHTPSTFHLLNARRLKLMKPSVVIVNTSRGEVIDENALVRALKAGEVAGAGLDVYEHGANINPALRELPHVVALPHMGSATREGRIEMGEKVILNIKTFADGHRPPDLVVPGML, from the coding sequence ATGCCCGCACCGCGACTGAGTGTTGTCGTGACGCGACGGTTGCCCGAAGTGGTCGAAACGCGGATGAAGGAACTCTTCGACGTCACCCTGCGGGAGACCGACGACAAGATGACCCGCGAGGAACTGGTGGCGGCGATGCAGCGGGCCGACGTGCTGGTGCCGACGCTGACCGACCACATCGATGCCAACATGCTGGCCGCGGCGGGTAACCGCTTGCGTCTGATCGCGAATTTCGGCGCCGGGGTGGATCACATCGATGTCGCCTCGGCGCGCTCGCGCAATGTGCTGGTGGCCAATACGCCCGGCGTGGTGACCGAGGACACGGCCGACATGGTGATGTCGCTGATCCTGGCCGTCACCCGGCGCATCCCCGAGGGGCTGGCCGGGATGGCCCGCGGCGACTGGCAGGGCTTCGCGCCGATGGCGAATCTGGGCGGCCGGATCGGTGGCAAGCGGCTGGGCATCATCGGCATGGGCCGGATCGGTCAGGCGGTCGCGCGCCGCGCCGCCGCCTTTGGGATGGAGATCCACTACCACAACCGCCGCCAATTGCGCCCCGAGACCGAGGCCGAGCTGAAGGCGACCTTCTGGGACAGCCTGGATCAGATGGTGGCGCGGATGGATGTGATTTCGGTGAACTGCCCGCATACGCCCTCGACCTTCCATCTGCTCAATGCGCGGCGGCTGAAGCTGATGAAACCCTCGGTCGTCATCGTGAACACCTCGCGCGGGGAGGTGATCGACGAGAATGCGCTGGTGCGGGCCCTGAAGGCGGGCGAAGTGGCCGGGGCGGGGCTGGATGTCTATGAACACGGCGCCAACATCAACCCGGCGCTGCGCGAGCTGCCCCATGTGGTGGCGCTGCCGCATATGGGCTCGGCCACGCGCGAGGGCCGGATCGAGATGGGCGAAAAGGTGATCCTGAACATCAAGACCTTTGCCGATGGTCACCGGCCGCCGGATCTGGTCGTGCCCGGGATGCTGTAA
- a CDS encoding GcvT family protein: MKTHVKALVVGGGAVGCSIAYHLAKAGWETMLVERDELTSGSTWHAAGLLPLFNMSYATTHIHKYSVDLYKQLEAETGLNAGFSVCGNLRMAQTQDRMDEYMLYSSVAETAGVYHEFLTPAEIKERWPLVRTDDLKGALFHPQDGYINPADVTQAMAKGARQRGVDIVRKLQVNGYKWTGSEWIVTLEKMVEKGGNLVGSGELIDVHAEHVVTATGNHAQRTARLLGIKIPAIPVEHQFIVTEPDPMLQEWRKNNPEHPVLRDADAKWYVREERGGWILGPYEKGAPARFLYDVPETFRADLFPLDLERIEAEYMSMIHRIPSSETVGLKDDFNGPICYTPDGNPLVGPAPGLRNMWLAEGFSFGITAAGGTGYYLAQLMVNGEAEIDMASLDPKRYGNWMTTEYAARKNEECYDHVFILHHPDEEREACRPLRTAPAYDRQIALGAQMGQVNGWERPNYYGPVDAPADFDHNSRSFRRGAWWPHAVAEAQAIRDTAGIIDASAFTKHLVRGPGATAFLDHFTCNKLPAVGRINLTYALTDAGTTRTEYTIVRLAENEYYLISAGAWTAYDYDFLQKSADDFMAQGGGHIDIHDVTTQWGVYALAGPNARAILAEIVKDAAPDTVLGNKRFPWLSCRTIELGMCPVRAIRVAYTGELGWELHYPIEFGRYLWDLIWSVGPKHGLKPVGARAQNWLRQEKSYRAFGNELGRDATPMEAGLDRFIDLSKEFRGKQAMLDTGIRAKCVTLLIDGPSDTDPWGKEALIHNGEKVGRLTSGGWSVAFGKQIGMGYVRPDLAEVGTKLKVKIQLKEWDAVVTEDSPHDPTNARIRKDG; the protein is encoded by the coding sequence ATGAAGACCCATGTCAAAGCCCTTGTCGTCGGCGGCGGTGCCGTCGGCTGTTCGATCGCCTATCACCTGGCCAAGGCGGGCTGGGAGACGATGCTTGTCGAGCGTGACGAGCTGACCTCGGGCTCGACCTGGCACGCGGCCGGTCTGCTTCCGCTTTTCAACATGAGCTATGCGACGACGCATATCCACAAATATTCGGTCGATCTGTACAAGCAGCTGGAAGCCGAAACGGGCCTGAACGCGGGCTTTTCGGTCTGCGGCAACCTGCGCATGGCGCAGACGCAGGACCGGATGGACGAATACATGCTGTATTCCTCGGTCGCGGAAACCGCAGGCGTCTATCACGAATTCCTGACGCCTGCCGAGATCAAGGAACGCTGGCCGCTGGTGCGGACCGATGACCTGAAGGGGGCGCTTTTCCACCCGCAGGATGGCTACATCAACCCCGCCGACGTGACCCAGGCGATGGCCAAGGGCGCCCGTCAGCGCGGCGTGGACATTGTCCGCAAGCTGCAGGTGAACGGCTACAAATGGACCGGCTCCGAATGGATCGTGACGCTGGAAAAGATGGTCGAGAAGGGCGGCAACCTTGTCGGCTCGGGCGAGCTGATCGACGTTCATGCCGAGCATGTGGTGACGGCGACGGGCAACCACGCGCAGCGCACGGCGCGGCTTTTGGGCATCAAGATCCCGGCGATTCCGGTGGAACATCAGTTCATCGTCACCGAGCCCGATCCGATGCTGCAGGAATGGCGCAAGAATAACCCGGAACACCCGGTTCTGCGCGATGCCGATGCGAAATGGTATGTGCGCGAGGAACGCGGCGGCTGGATCCTTGGGCCCTATGAAAAGGGCGCCCCGGCCCGGTTCCTTTATGACGTGCCGGAAACCTTCCGCGCCGATCTCTTCCCGCTCGATCTGGAGCGGATCGAGGCGGAATACATGTCGATGATCCACCGGATTCCCTCTTCGGAAACCGTTGGTCTGAAAGACGATTTCAACGGCCCGATCTGCTACACGCCCGATGGCAACCCGCTGGTCGGTCCGGCCCCGGGTCTGCGCAACATGTGGCTGGCGGAAGGGTTCTCGTTCGGCATCACCGCGGCGGGCGGCACCGGCTATTATCTGGCGCAGCTGATGGTGAATGGCGAGGCCGAGATCGACATGGCCAGCCTTGATCCGAAGCGTTACGGCAACTGGATGACCACCGAATATGCCGCGCGCAAGAACGAGGAATGCTACGACCACGTCTTCATCCTGCACCACCCGGATGAAGAACGCGAAGCCTGCCGCCCGCTGCGCACGGCGCCCGCCTATGACCGCCAGATCGCGCTGGGCGCGCAGATGGGTCAGGTGAACGGCTGGGAACGCCCGAACTATTATGGCCCGGTTGATGCGCCCGCCGATTTCGACCACAATTCCCGCAGCTTCCGCCGCGGCGCCTGGTGGCCGCATGCGGTCGCGGAAGCGCAAGCGATCCGCGACACCGCGGGGATCATCGACGCCTCGGCCTTCACCAAGCATCTGGTGCGCGGTCCGGGCGCGACGGCCTTCCTCGACCACTTCACCTGCAACAAGCTGCCCGCGGTGGGGCGGATCAACCTGACCTATGCGCTGACCGATGCGGGCACGACGCGGACGGAATATACGATCGTCCGTCTGGCGGAGAACGAGTACTACCTGATCTCTGCCGGGGCCTGGACCGCCTATGATTATGATTTCCTGCAGAAATCTGCCGATGACTTCATGGCGCAGGGCGGCGGGCACATCGACATCCACGATGTCACCACGCAATGGGGCGTCTATGCGCTGGCCGGTCCGAATGCGCGCGCGATCCTGGCCGAAATCGTCAAGGATGCGGCGCCGGACACCGTTCTGGGCAACAAGCGCTTCCCCTGGCTCAGCTGCCGCACCATCGAGCTTGGCATGTGCCCGGTGCGGGCAATCCGCGTGGCCTATACCGGCGAGCTTGGCTGGGAACTGCATTACCCGATCGAATTCGGCCGCTACCTCTGGGATCTGATCTGGTCGGTCGGGCCGAAACACGGGCTGAAACCCGTGGGCGCGCGGGCGCAGAACTGGCTGCGGCAGGAAAAGAGCTATCGCGCCTTCGGCAACGAACTGGGCCGCGACGCGACGCCGATGGAAGCCGGGCTTGATCGCTTCATCGACCTGTCGAAGGAGTTCCGCGGCAAACAGGCGATGCTCGACACCGGCATTCGCGCGAAATGCGTGACGCTGCTCATCGACGGGCCGTCGGACACCGATCCCTGGGGCAAGGAAGCGCTGATCCACAACGGCGAAAAGGTCGGGCGTCTGACCTCGGGCGGCTGGTCGGTGGCCTTCGGCAAGCAGATCGGCATGGGCTATGTCCGCCCCGATCTGGCCGAGGTGGGCACCAAGCTGAAGGTGAAGATCCAGCTGAAGGAATGGGATGCGGTGGTGACTGAGGACAGCCCGCATGATCCGACGAACGCCCGCATCCGCAAGGATGGCTGA
- a CDS encoding GH25 family lysozyme codes for MRISTLIFTTALCALVLGCGHHGRGHHGAVKGRLESPSGLDAAAYRAPGLPRGFGDTDPHEWQGITPAHYAVHGLDASRYQGAIDWRAARQAGVSFAWLKATEGGDRVDPGFALNAGAARAAGVPVGGYHFFYFCRPASEQAAWFIRNVPKVAGDLPPVLDIEWNPDSPSCKLRPEAAKVRSEMRTFLSLLERHYGTQPVVYTTPGFYKDNDLGSLSGVDFWLRAVTAHPSERYPGERWTFWQYTGTGVVPGVGGIVDINAFAGSRAAWGAWLSARAQR; via the coding sequence ATGCGGATTTCGACACTCATTTTCACCACGGCGCTGTGCGCGCTGGTTCTGGGCTGCGGGCATCACGGGCGCGGACATCACGGCGCGGTCAAGGGGCGGCTCGAATCGCCCTCGGGCCTCGATGCCGCCGCTTACCGCGCCCCCGGCCTGCCCCGCGGCTTTGGCGACACCGATCCGCATGAATGGCAGGGCATCACGCCCGCGCATTACGCCGTGCACGGGCTCGATGCGTCGCGCTATCAGGGCGCGATCGACTGGCGGGCGGCGCGGCAGGCGGGGGTGTCCTTTGCCTGGCTCAAGGCGACCGAGGGCGGCGACCGCGTCGATCCGGGCTTCGCGCTGAATGCCGGCGCGGCGCGGGCGGCGGGGGTGCCGGTCGGCGGCTATCATTTCTTCTATTTCTGCCGCCCGGCCTCGGAACAGGCGGCCTGGTTCATCCGCAACGTGCCGAAAGTGGCGGGCGATCTGCCGCCGGTGCTCGACATCGAATGGAACCCCGATTCGCCCAGCTGCAAGCTGCGCCCCGAGGCCGCCAAGGTGCGGTCCGAGATGCGCACCTTCCTGAGCCTGCTCGAACGCCATTACGGCACCCAACCCGTCGTCTACACCACGCCGGGTTTCTACAAGGACAACGATCTGGGCAGCCTGTCGGGGGTGGATTTCTGGCTGCGCGCGGTGACGGCGCATCCCTCCGAGCGCTACCCGGGCGAGCGCTGGACCTTCTGGCAATATACCGGCACCGGCGTCGTGCCGGGCGTCGGCGGCATCGTCGACATCAACGCCTTTGCAGGCTCGCGCGCGGCCTGGGGCGCCTGGCTCTCTGCCCGCGCCCAGCGCTGA